Proteins from a single region of Geothrix sp. PMB-07:
- a CDS encoding SWIM zinc finger family protein, with protein sequence MISHADRFGATWWGRLWIQGLEKLGDDYENRLPRGKKYAEDGHVSHFSVQPGEIQARVHGRKTYNVTLGLPALTSAQWGKALDRIALESRFVASLLAGEMPQGLDETFREAGASLYPRVPKELQTHCDCPDWANPCKHVAAVCYVMAEALDRDPWLLFDLRGKSRDEVLTALQSALDAAAVAAPKKRGRPPKKKQTVADLLRREVPEPEPWRRLPEEAYDALPMPLPEITIPRMIPPDPSVFTQLGPLPHARIETSLCLAALMHRTAQWVQQQIEDGPRRLEEGEEEGESEQPASPFDAPLQPAPKTGRNWRHKKRRWGKKAGQ encoded by the coding sequence ATGATCAGCCACGCCGACCGTTTCGGCGCCACCTGGTGGGGCCGCCTCTGGATTCAAGGTCTCGAGAAACTGGGTGATGACTACGAAAACCGCCTGCCCCGCGGCAAGAAATACGCGGAGGATGGCCATGTCTCCCACTTCAGCGTGCAGCCCGGCGAGATCCAGGCCCGCGTACACGGGCGCAAGACCTACAACGTGACCCTGGGCCTGCCCGCGCTCACTTCGGCGCAATGGGGAAAGGCCCTCGACCGCATCGCCCTGGAGAGCCGCTTCGTGGCCTCCCTGCTGGCGGGTGAGATGCCGCAGGGACTCGACGAAACCTTCCGTGAAGCGGGCGCCAGCCTCTACCCGCGGGTGCCCAAGGAGCTGCAGACCCACTGCGATTGCCCCGACTGGGCCAACCCCTGCAAACATGTGGCCGCCGTGTGCTACGTCATGGCCGAAGCCCTCGACCGCGATCCCTGGCTGCTCTTCGATCTGCGCGGCAAGAGCCGCGATGAGGTGCTGACCGCCCTGCAGTCCGCGCTGGATGCCGCCGCCGTGGCCGCGCCCAAGAAGCGGGGGCGCCCTCCCAAAAAGAAGCAGACCGTGGCCGACCTGCTGCGCCGCGAGGTGCCCGAGCCCGAGCCCTGGCGGCGGCTGCCCGAAGAAGCCTACGACGCCCTGCCCATGCCGCTCCCGGAGATCACCATCCCCCGGATGATCCCTCCCGATCCTTCGGTGTTCACGCAGCTGGGGCCCCTTCCCCACGCCCGCATCGAGACCAGCCTTTGCCTGGCCGCGCTCATGCACCGCACCGCCCAGTGGGTGCAGCAGCAGATCGAGGACGGCCCCCGCCGCCTGGAAGAAGGCGAAGAAGAGGGAGAATCCGAACAGCCCGCTTCTCCCTTCGACGCACCGCTTCAGCCCGCCCCGAAGACCGGCCGCAACTGGCGACACAAGAAGCGACGCTGGGGCAAAAAAGCAGGACAATGA
- a CDS encoding PAS domain S-box protein: MLHSLLQRQLKRSGLDADALPEGSPLRDLLERISRSYAEADQDRYTLERSLAVSSEEMRTLYEELKRTSESRLAESEQRYRSVVETVQEVIFHTDARGRWVFLNPAWKELTGFTVEESLGSYYLDAVLPEDRESALAEVALSLRNPTRQSRHAVRFITRDGFRWVEVHARPLLDADGVLTGASGTLNDIHDWREAEEQVQKQQRQLASILDTLPINIYLKDAEGRFLFVNEETCRTLGLPAEAITGRTDEDVFPPDLAAQLRQEDLRVWESGELRTSEEAHHSPSGTRWFLAGKTLIQAHTRHEALLLGFSLDITQRKQAENQAHTKERQLEDAIESLDSGFAMFDAEDRLVKCNQTYRDLYPEIAPLLVPGTSHETLLTRYVQSGVNLGTGLTPEAWIQNRRRAHQNPTAPIERRIGNRWVRISDRRTSDGGIVSLRTDVTRLKEQQDELRKAKDDAEAATRAKSDFLANMSHEIRTPMNGVLGMTGFLLDTPLNPEQREHAETVHACASGLLEIINDILDFSKIEAGMLDLEILDFDLRDCTDEVLAMFAVQAEAKGLDLACFLDPAIPSPLRGDPGRIRQILINLVGNAIKFTASGSVTIHAFLQQREAEAVDIQFSLKDTGIGISKEAQARLFRSFSQADGSMTRRFGGTGLGLAICRQLVTMMGGEIQVDSGPGSGSTFTFSLRLETAPEAITVPNRLQGATVLWVGPPSATRETTREQLQAMGLVLTVASSDAIKALDPRAFQIVLLQGDLPDGWETDQLPFIHVVPWSHPARHASHRATLVRPIRQRPLMAALAGALGFTPEPLTADTPSADLLAMPRQGRLLVAEDNPVNQKVAVRYLERLGFRVDVAANGLEALEACARLPYDLIFMDCQMPEMDGFEATVALRSQESQAGAPRIPIVALTAHAMAGERARCLAAGMDDYLTKPLRLDELARVIQHWTQEPPMCPAPRDESLPPRDLPQDMLDHATLQNLVELDDGGSGLLSELIEIFREDTPRRIHDILAAAAKGDALEFSHAGHALKGGAGALGAAAMRRYAADIEALGRSGSVEAGPDLQADLERLFLDSLAALEAYAAKLR; the protein is encoded by the coding sequence ATGCTCCATTCCCTTCTCCAGCGGCAGCTGAAGCGCTCCGGCCTCGACGCCGACGCCTTGCCGGAAGGCAGTCCCCTGAGGGACCTGCTCGAGCGGATCAGCCGTTCCTACGCCGAAGCCGACCAGGACCGCTACACCCTGGAGCGGAGCCTGGCTGTGTCCAGCGAGGAGATGCGCACCCTGTACGAGGAACTGAAGCGCACCTCGGAAAGCCGCCTCGCCGAAAGTGAGCAGCGCTACCGCTCGGTGGTGGAGACCGTGCAGGAGGTCATCTTCCACACAGACGCGAGGGGCCGGTGGGTCTTCCTGAATCCCGCCTGGAAGGAGCTGACAGGCTTCACCGTCGAGGAGAGCCTGGGGAGTTACTACCTCGACGCTGTGCTGCCCGAAGATCGGGAATCGGCCCTGGCCGAGGTGGCCCTCTCGCTGCGCAACCCCACCCGGCAGTCCCGCCATGCGGTGCGCTTCATCACCAGGGATGGGTTCCGCTGGGTGGAGGTCCATGCGCGGCCCCTGCTGGATGCGGATGGCGTGCTGACCGGTGCCAGTGGAACGCTCAACGACATCCACGACTGGCGGGAGGCCGAGGAACAGGTCCAGAAGCAGCAGCGACAGTTGGCCAGCATCCTGGACACCCTGCCCATCAACATCTACCTGAAGGACGCCGAGGGGCGCTTCCTGTTCGTCAATGAGGAGACCTGTCGCACCCTGGGGCTGCCCGCGGAAGCCATCACCGGCCGCACGGACGAGGATGTATTCCCGCCGGATCTGGCCGCCCAGCTGAGGCAGGAAGACCTTCGGGTGTGGGAATCCGGAGAGCTGCGAACCAGCGAAGAAGCCCACCACAGTCCCTCGGGAACCCGCTGGTTCCTCGCCGGAAAGACGCTCATCCAGGCCCACACCCGCCATGAGGCCCTGCTGCTGGGGTTCAGCCTTGACATCACTCAGCGCAAGCAGGCCGAGAACCAGGCCCACACCAAGGAGCGCCAGCTCGAGGACGCCATCGAATCGCTGGATTCGGGTTTTGCCATGTTCGATGCCGAGGATCGACTGGTGAAGTGCAACCAGACCTATCGGGATCTCTATCCGGAGATTGCCCCTCTGCTTGTCCCAGGCACCTCCCACGAGACCCTCCTGACCCGCTATGTGCAAAGCGGCGTGAACCTCGGGACGGGGCTCACTCCTGAGGCCTGGATCCAGAACCGGCGCCGCGCGCACCAGAACCCCACCGCGCCCATCGAGCGCCGGATCGGCAATCGCTGGGTCCGCATCAGTGATCGCCGCACCAGCGATGGCGGCATCGTCAGCCTTCGGACCGATGTCACCCGCCTCAAGGAGCAGCAGGATGAGCTGCGGAAGGCCAAGGACGATGCCGAGGCCGCCACCCGGGCCAAATCCGATTTCCTGGCCAACATGAGCCATGAAATCCGCACGCCCATGAACGGTGTGCTGGGCATGACCGGCTTCCTGCTGGACACGCCCCTGAATCCCGAACAGCGCGAACATGCCGAGACTGTGCACGCCTGCGCCAGCGGCCTGCTGGAGATCATCAACGACATCCTGGATTTTTCCAAAATCGAAGCGGGCATGCTCGATCTGGAAATTCTGGATTTCGATCTGCGGGACTGCACCGACGAAGTGCTCGCCATGTTCGCGGTCCAGGCCGAGGCCAAGGGCCTGGACCTGGCCTGTTTCCTGGATCCGGCCATTCCCTCACCCCTGCGGGGCGATCCCGGGCGCATCCGCCAGATCCTCATCAACCTCGTGGGCAACGCCATCAAGTTCACGGCCTCCGGCTCGGTCACCATCCACGCCTTCCTTCAGCAGCGGGAAGCAGAGGCCGTGGACATCCAGTTCTCTCTCAAGGACACCGGCATCGGCATCAGCAAGGAGGCTCAGGCGCGCCTCTTCCGATCTTTCTCCCAGGCCGATGGCTCCATGACCCGCCGCTTCGGCGGCACCGGGCTTGGCCTGGCCATCTGCCGCCAGCTGGTGACGATGATGGGCGGAGAGATCCAGGTGGACAGCGGCCCGGGGTCAGGCTCCACCTTCACCTTCTCGCTCCGACTGGAGACGGCCCCGGAGGCCATTACGGTCCCGAATCGTTTGCAAGGGGCCACCGTCCTCTGGGTGGGACCCCCCAGCGCCACCCGCGAGACCACGCGGGAGCAGCTGCAGGCCATGGGTCTGGTCCTGACCGTGGCCTCTTCAGATGCCATCAAGGCGCTTGACCCGCGTGCCTTCCAGATCGTTCTCCTGCAGGGCGACCTGCCCGACGGCTGGGAGACGGACCAGCTGCCCTTCATCCACGTGGTGCCCTGGAGCCATCCGGCCCGCCACGCCTCCCACAGGGCGACCCTCGTCAGGCCCATCCGACAGCGTCCCCTCATGGCAGCCCTGGCCGGGGCCCTGGGCTTCACGCCCGAGCCTCTGACTGCGGATACGCCGAGCGCCGACCTTCTGGCCATGCCCCGTCAGGGGCGGCTGCTGGTGGCCGAAGACAACCCCGTCAACCAGAAGGTGGCAGTGCGCTACCTGGAACGGCTCGGCTTCCGGGTGGATGTGGCCGCGAACGGCCTGGAAGCCCTTGAGGCCTGCGCCCGACTGCCCTACGACCTCATCTTCATGGATTGCCAGATGCCCGAAATGGACGGCTTTGAAGCCACAGTGGCCCTGCGCTCACAGGAATCCCAGGCTGGCGCCCCCCGGATTCCCATCGTGGCGCTGACCGCCCATGCCATGGCCGGGGAGCGGGCCCGGTGTCTGGCCGCAGGCATGGATGACTACCTGACCAAGCCGCTTAGGTTGGACGAATTGGCCCGAGTAATCCAGCATTGGACCCAGGAGCCTCCCATGTGCCCAGCCCCCAGGGATGAATCCCTACCCCCCCGCGACCTGCCCCAGGACATGCTGGATCACGCCACCCTCCAGAATCTGGTGGAGCTCGATGATGGCGGTAGTGGTTTGCTGTCGGAATTGATCGAGATCTTCCGGGAGGACACCCCCCGGCGCATCCACGACATCCTCGCCGCCGCAGCCAAAGGCGACGCTCTGGAATTCTCCCATGCGGGCCACGCCCTCAAGGGTGGAGCCGGGGCCCTCGGCGCTGCCGCCATGCGCCGCTATGCGGCGGACATCGAAGCCCTGGGCCGCAGCGGCTCCGTGGAGGCGGGCCCGGATCTCCAGGCTGACCTGGAGCGTTTGTTCCTGGATTCCCTGGCCGCCCTGGAAGCCTATGCAGCCAAACTTCGCTAG
- a CDS encoding RidA family protein, which translates to MRTISTPTAPAAIGPYSQAQISGNHLYTSGQIPLVPETMEMVTGPIEAQAEQVLKNLSAVLAAASTSWDRVVKTTVFLTDMADFAAFNALYEKALGGAKPARSTVQVAALPRGAKVEIELVAEV; encoded by the coding sequence ATGCGCACCATTTCGACCCCGACCGCCCCCGCCGCCATCGGCCCCTACAGCCAGGCCCAGATTTCGGGCAACCACCTCTACACCTCCGGCCAGATCCCCCTCGTTCCCGAAACCATGGAGATGGTCACCGGCCCCATTGAGGCCCAGGCGGAACAGGTGCTGAAGAACCTCAGCGCCGTGCTGGCCGCTGCCAGCACCAGCTGGGACCGCGTGGTGAAGACCACGGTATTCCTCACGGACATGGCCGATTTCGCCGCCTTCAACGCCCTCTACGAGAAGGCGCTGGGAGGGGCCAAGCCCGCCCGCAGCACCGTGCAGGTGGCCGCGCTGCCGCGGGGCGCGAAGGTCGAAATCGAGCTCGTCGCCGAGGTCTGA
- a CDS encoding FIST signal transduction protein codes for MELATLLQPIDRPWEADALPRWDGPDTLVLAFGSPELMDAPGPLRHLQATYPSSCLLGCSTAGEIHGTLVHDHQLSVAVARFANTRLRFADTAVSGPEDSEAAGAALADQLRGPGLRAVLVLSDGLRVNGSELARSLSQHLGPGVAVTGGLAGDGARFQRTWVLTAEGPQSGHFCAVGFYGNALRHCHGSKGGWDTFGPARQVTRAKGNVLFELDGKPALPLYKSYLGERASGLPATALLFPLSLQDPEGRNEDIVRTILSVDEEAQSLTFAGDIPEGHLVHFMRANFDRLVDGAGAAAQGLGDPRLSPTLAVAVSCVGRRLVLGERVDEEVEATLEALPLGTLQLGFYSYGELCPQATGACGLHNQTMTLTVFQEA; via the coding sequence ATGGAATTGGCCACGCTCCTGCAGCCCATTGACCGCCCCTGGGAAGCCGACGCGCTGCCCCGCTGGGATGGCCCCGACACCCTGGTGCTGGCCTTCGGCAGTCCCGAGCTCATGGATGCCCCTGGCCCCCTGCGGCATCTGCAGGCCACCTACCCCTCCAGTTGCCTCCTGGGCTGCTCCACCGCCGGTGAGATCCACGGCACCCTGGTCCACGACCACCAACTCAGCGTGGCCGTGGCCAGGTTCGCGAACACCCGCCTGCGCTTTGCTGACACCGCCGTATCAGGACCGGAGGACTCGGAGGCTGCCGGAGCCGCATTGGCGGATCAGCTGCGGGGCCCCGGCCTCCGGGCCGTGCTGGTGCTCTCCGACGGCCTCCGGGTGAACGGCAGCGAGCTTGCGCGCTCCCTGAGCCAGCACCTCGGCCCCGGCGTCGCCGTGACCGGCGGTCTGGCTGGAGACGGGGCCCGCTTCCAGAGAACCTGGGTCCTGACCGCAGAGGGCCCCCAGTCCGGCCACTTCTGCGCTGTCGGCTTCTATGGCAACGCCCTCCGGCATTGCCACGGCAGCAAAGGTGGCTGGGACACCTTTGGCCCGGCCCGCCAGGTGACCCGGGCCAAAGGCAACGTTCTCTTTGAGCTGGACGGCAAGCCCGCCCTGCCTCTGTACAAAAGCTACCTGGGTGAGCGCGCCTCGGGCCTGCCCGCCACGGCGCTTCTGTTTCCCCTGAGCCTGCAGGATCCGGAAGGGCGCAACGAGGACATCGTACGCACCATTCTCTCGGTGGATGAGGAGGCCCAGAGCCTGACCTTTGCGGGTGATATCCCCGAGGGCCACCTGGTGCACTTCATGCGGGCCAACTTCGACCGACTCGTGGACGGCGCCGGTGCCGCGGCTCAGGGGCTCGGCGATCCACGGTTGTCACCGACCCTGGCCGTGGCCGTGAGTTGTGTGGGGCGCCGCCTCGTGCTGGGTGAACGGGTGGACGAAGAGGTCGAGGCCACCCTGGAGGCCCTGCCACTGGGCACCCTCCAGCTGGGCTTCTACTCCTACGGCGAACTCTGCCCCCAGGCGACGGGCGCCTGCGGCCTCCACAACCAGACCATGACGCTGACGGTGTTCCAGGAAGCCTGA